Within the Dehalococcoidales bacterium genome, the region CTGGGCTATTAGTCGGATTCTCTTCCGGCTCTCTTGGCATCATTATTACTTTACCTCACTAACTGCTTCAAATGTTCTTTACGGAACAAAAGCGGGTTATTCCGAAAAGGTTTATCGCTGATAACCGGTTTAATTCGGGTTTGTTTGAGATGACGTTTCTTTTCCGTACAGCCTCGATGCCAGTCTGCTGAGAAGCAATGACAAATAATCTACCGTAGCGATAGTATGTGCATAGGGCATCCGGGTAGGTCCGATGACGCAGATCGTACCGATAGCCTCATCAGGTAAGCCGTACTGGCTGACCACGATACTGTAATCCTGGATAGCTTCTGTTCTATTTTCCTTGCCGATAATCACTCTCACCTCGCTGCCGGTCGGTTCCGGCAGGGCAACCAGCTTCAACAGGTTTCTTTGCTCAATTAACTCAATTAGAGTTAGTATCCGCTGGCCGTGGCTGAATTCAGGCTGATTAATGGTGAAGTGCAGGCCATTAGTGTATTGCCGCTCATGTTCCGGGTTGTCCTCATCCTCCATTATTCTGGTTAGAGAATCGGTTATTTGCTGTTCGACAGGCGTAAGCGCCGCGTCTTTAGGTGACATTTGCGGTCTGGTTAAGCCGGAATACAGGCCCGTCAGCTTATTGGCGATAGCCGTTAGCTCTTCTTGTGATAAAACCTGGCTGAAGGTTACTAACTGTTGCCGTATCTTGACACTGCTGAGGACCAGAATGATCAGCCCCATATAATCCTGCAAG harbors:
- the hrcA gene encoding heat-inducible transcriptional repressor HrcA, encoding MLSPRAETILKSIVGQYIAKAKPVPSQSIMDNYELKLSSATIRNEMAHLEQEGYIIRAHPSAGSIPSDKGYRCYVESLGDIKLPLAEQRLVSHLFHQVEKEVLDEWLNLAATLIAQMVHNAAVVTIPKPKSCQFKHLELVSLQDYMGLIILVLSSVKIRQQLVTFSQVLSQEELTAIANKLTGLYSGLTRPQMSPKDAALTPVEQQITDSLTRIMEDEDNPEHERQYTNGLHFTINQPEFSHGQRILTLIELIEQRNLLKLVALPEPTGSEVRVIIGKENRTEAIQDYSIVVSQYGLPDEAIGTICVIGPTRMPYAHTIATVDYLSLLLSRLASRLYGKETSSQTNPN